TTCTGGACTATGCTCTCGCTCAGGTCAAAACGCGGGTAGAGCGAAAGTATCCTGTGCAGCTGACCCTTGGACCGGCTAAGTTTACTGACTTCAACACGGTGCGTGTTGAGGGCGTTTCTCTGGTGCCTACGGGCAAGGATACATTACTGCGGGCCCGTAGCATCAATGCTTCTTTGAGTGCCCGCTCCTTGTTCGCGGGGCGGCCGGTATTCAGCAATTTGCAGATCGATAATGCCCGACTAACGGCCCTTAAAACGGCTGCTACCGATAATTTTTCTTTCCTCTACAAAAAGAAAAGCCGGCCGACTGCCGTGGTGCGTGATACTACACAGGGCACCAATTATGGCCTGCTACTGAATCAACTCATCGAGGCCGGATTCGATAATATTCCCGCTGAGGCTGATTTTAAGAACTTTCTCGTCACCTACCGCAGCCCAGGCCATGCGGCGACCATTGATATGCCCAGCCTGACCATTGAAGATGGTAATATTGCGGGGCAACTAACAGCAACTATCGATTCCGTTGAAAATCGAGTAGGCATTCAGGGGCGGGTTGAACCCCGCGACTACGTGGTGCAGGCCAAGGTATATGGCTTAAATAAGCGCCCGGTAGTATTCCCTTACTTACAGCAGCGCTATAAAGCGCGCGTACAGTTTGATACGCTACGCTTTAGCCTGACCGATAAGGAACTAGATGACGATGAGCTGACACTACGCGGTACAGCAGCAGCCAGCAACTTTGCTGTTTATCAGGCCAAGCTTGCTGATCGGGATATTGTAGTGCGCAGTGGAGTTATGGATTTTGTGGCTACGCTGGGCCAGGGGGCTTTTTCGCTGGATGAGGGCACAAAGGTGACGCTGAATAAGATGGTGTTTTACCCCGCCATCAGTTTGCGCAAGCTGCCGGTTCAGCAGCGGCGCATCGGTAAAAAGCTGAACGGCCTAACCTCCCGCAATGACTTACTGGCCGGCTTGCAGTTTAAAGCGGATATCAAGTCGACGGAAACGACAGCCAATGACTTTTTCGCTTCGTTGCCGGAAGGCATGTTTGAAACCCTGGAAGGAACGAAGGGCGAGGGCACGCTTACGTACAGCCTGAAGGCAGCGTTGGACATGAACCAGCTCGATAGCCTGACGTTCAATTCAACACTGCGCAGCAAAAACTTCCGCGTTACGCGCTGGGGCAATGAAGATCTGAGTAAGCTGAATCAAGCCTTTGCTTATACCGCTTATAACGACAAGGGCGACTCTATTCGCACCTTCAAAGTAGGGACTCCTAACCGGGATTTTACGCCTTTCAACCGAATTTCCAATCACCTCAAAAACGCCATCCTGACGGCCGAAGACCCGCGCTTCTTCACGCATAAAGGATTCATGGAAAAGGCGTTTGTGAAGTCAGCCATTCAGAATATTAAAGAGAAGCGCTTCGCACGTGGTGGCAGCACTATCTCGATGCAGTTGGTCAAAAACGTATTTCTGACGCGTAAGAAAACTCTGGCTCGGAAAGCAGAAGAGACGCTGATTGTGTGGATTATTGAAAATACGCGTGTTGCGTCGAAGGAACGCATGTTTGAAGTGTATCTCAACATTATTGAGTGGGGACCCAAAGTGTATGGAGTAACAGATGCAGCCCGCTTCTATTTTGATAAATCACCCAGCGAGTTGAATTTATCCGAAAGCCTGTACCTAGCCAGCATTGTGCCCAAGCCTAAGTTCTACCGTTACTCCTTCGATAGCTACGGTAACCTGCGCGGCAGTGCGCGATATTTCTACCGACTTATTGCTGGTATTATGGCCAAGCGGGGTATGATCTCCCAAAGTGCCTATGATGATCTGTCGTTGGGTGTGGCGCTCAATGGTCCGGCGCGTAAGTACATTGTGACGGCCGTGGATACCGTACGCGCCTTCGCGCCTGCCGACTCTGCGCAGTTTGAGCCTCTGAATTTGATTGATTTGCTTGGGGGCAATACAACCCCTGATGCGGGCGTAAATACCACTCCGCCTGATCAAGATGATAACAACAACCCTACTCCAAATCCGCAACAGCCATAAGTACATTGTTGCCCGTGATTCAGGAAAATACAGTTACAAAAAAGCCCCCAGAATACTTCTGGGGAGCTTTTTTGTGGTCAATCAATTACTTGTGCAGTGGCAGAGTGTCTTCCTTTTCCTTCTTGGGCAACACCAGAGATAGGATAACCGATATCACCAGAATGAAGCCTACCACTCCCAAAGAAATGGCCATAGGAATATGGAGGTAATCAGTAATTAAGAGTTTGAAACCGATAAATATCAGGATCAGGGATAAGCCGTAGTGCAGGTAGTGGAAAAGTCGCATAAGCCCTTCCAAAGCAAAGTACAAAGCTCGCAGACCAAGCAGTGCAAACACATTGGAAGTGTACACGATAAACGTGTCGCGGGAAACGGCGAGAATGGCGGGGATAGAATCGGCGGCAAACACGACGTCTGTAGTTTCGACCATTACTAGTACTACAAACAGGGGAGTAGCGAACAGCAGGTTTTCTTTGCGCACAAAGAAGCGCCCATCTTCTATCTTGCTGGTAATGGGCATATAGCGACTCAAGAACTTGACCACGGGATTATTATCAGGGTCAATTTCGGGCTCACTACCGCTGGTGGCCATTTTGATGCCCGTATAAATCAGGAACGCGCCTAGTACATACAGCAAGAAGTGAAACTTGGCCAGTAAAGCCGCTCCTACCAGGATAAAGACTGCCCGCAGCACCAAGGCTCCAATAATTCCCCAAAAAAGGATTTTGTGCTGGTATTGCTGGGGAACCTTGAAGTAACTGAAAATGAGCAGGAACACGAATAAATTGTCCACACTCAGAGACTTCTCAATCAGGTAGCCGGTCAGAAATTCCAGTCCGGCCTGCTTGCCCATCGTGCGATACACGAGGTAATTGAACGTGAGGGAAAGGGCAATCCAGAATGCGCTCCAACCCAGGGCTTCGCGCATTTTTACCACATGGGCCTTGCGGTTGAACACCAGCAAATCCAGCATTAGCATTGCTAATACAAAGACGTTGAAGCCAACCCAAAAGGCGGGGGTATTTTCCATTCGTTGTTAGTAGGTAGATACTGGACCACGGCCCGGCAGCAACTCCGCCGTAGGTGCCTTACCTGGTTTGGCGGGCCGGGGTTACGGTCGGAACCGAAATAGCATTGGAACTAGCTGCTGAATTCCGGTCGAAGCGACGAAACCAACTGGCTACTTTCATCTGCACGACTCCGAAAAAAGCTTCTTTAAAAATACCCTTCGACATCTTGGAGGTGCCACGGGTGCGGTCGGTGAAGATGATCGGAACTTCTTTTATGCGGAAACCATACTTGTAAGCTAGCCATTTCATTTCAATCTGGAAGGCGTAGCCCACGAAGCGAATACGGTCGAGCTCAATAGTGCGCAGTACCTCCGCCGAATAGCATTTAAAGCCCGCCGTAGCATCGGCGATAGGCATACCCGTAATGAAGCGAACGTAGGCAGAGGCAAACCACGACATCAATACCCTATCCATGGGCCAGTTGACGACGTTTACCCCCTGACAGTAGCGGCTACCGATGGCCATGTCATAGCCTTCCACGGTGCAGGCTTCATATAAGCGCTGGAGGTCGTCGGGGTTATGCGAGAAGTCGGCGTCCATCTCAAAAATGTAGCTGTAGCCGTGTTGCAGAGCCCACCCGAAGCCATGAATATAGGCCGTGCCTAAGCCGAGCTTACCGCGCCGTTCTTCCAAAAACAAGCGACCCGGAAACTCATTTTGCAGTTCACGTACAACCTGAGCGGTACCGTCAGGCGAGCCATCGTCGATGACAAGCACGTCGAAAGCTTTAGGTAGCGAGAATACTTTACGGATAATCAATTCCGCGTTTTCGCGCTCGTTGTACGTCGGAATTAGGACCAGCCCATCATTCATTGGATCAAAGATAGAAATATAGGCACTCAAGCTGCACTATCAGCGATTTTTTCTGCCATTTGGCGCGCATAGCGTACGCAATCGGGTACACCAACTCCAGCCCGCCAATTAGCCACAGACTCTATTCCCTGCGCCGCCAGTTCATCGGCAGCAGCGTGTGCCGCTATAATGCGTGTATCAAATTGCGGAATAGCCTTCGCCCAGTAATATTGGTGCTGCCACAGTGGAGCACTCTTAATTCCGTAGAAACGACTTAACTCCTCATGCACAGCCGCCTTTTGCTCCTCGGCAGCCTGATCAGCTTGTGCTGCATATTGACTGCCGCCCACGAAGGTGGTGAACAGCACTTGATCGGTGGGCGCGCGGTCGGGAAAGATGGAGGTGGTCCAGATACTGCCGGCTGCGTAGGACTGCTCTACTTTTGGGTGGAGAGCCCCAAAGCCATCCAGCGGGTGAGTAACATCAGTACGGCGGTAGGCGGTGAATACGGCGGCCATGGGCGGATAATTCACAGCTGCTAGGGCAGAAGCTGCTTCCGGAAAAAGCGGTTTAAGTAGTGGGGCAGCGGCGTAGGCAGGTAGGGCCAGGGCGACGACATCATAGGACGCATCTGAAAAAGCCCCTCGAGCCGTCTGAACCTGGTAGTTGCCCGCCGTATCACGTGTCAGGCCCGTGACTAGCTGGCCGGTGTGGCGGTGGGTAAGCTGATTGGTAAGGGCTGTGGCCAGCGTTTGGAGGCCACCACGCAGGGAGAAAATTTTGCGCCGTCCACCCGCGCCGCCCGATTTGGCTAGGCCACGCAGCACGGAGCCATACGTTTGCTCCAGCGCGGCTAGTTTCGGGAAGGTCTTGTGCAGAAGGAGCTGTTCCGGGTCGCCAGCATAAATGCCCGAGATAAATGGATTGAGCGCGTAATCGACGATTTCGGAGCCAAAGCGTCGCCGAAAAAAGCCCCCCAGTGTCTCCTGCGCATCCGGCAGCACAGCAGGACGGGCCAATTCGCGCAGTATATTCAGCTTGGCTTTGAAGCTAAAAAAACCACTGGTAAGCAACGCTGGCGGCGAGGCAGGCAAGCGATGGTAGCGGCCATTGCGCAGGATGTAACGGTTGGCGCTGACGGCGGCCGTTTCCTGAATTTCGCTAGTAAGGTTCAAGTCGGCGAGTAGGTCGCCCAACTCGTCGCTGAGCTGAAGGGAGTTGGGGCCGGTTTCGAGCAGATAGCCATCGCGGCGCTCGGTGCGCAAATTGCCCCCCAGCGTATCATTAGCCTCAAATAGATCGTAAGCGACGCCAGCTTTTTGCAGATAAAAAGCGAGTGTGAGCCCCGAAATGCCTCCTCCCAGAATAGCGACTTTCATAGTCAGCGAAAAGTAAGTGCCGCTAAGTTGTGTGGGATGAACAGCGGCCCACAAGTGACACTCTTACCAACACAACCTACGGCTAATAAATGCCTTTTATCAGCAGTGGCATCAAAGTTAAGGCCGCTAATTTGCCCCCCAGCCAGAATCAGTAGCTTTATGCCAATGAATAACCCACAAACTGAGCATTCCTCTCATGCTAAAGCCATCTTTCTGGACCGTGATGGCGTTTTGAATAAAGAAATTGGCGAATACGTGTGGCGCCCAGCCGACTTTGAGATACTGGAAGGCGTGCCCGCAAGC
The window above is part of the Hymenobacter radiodurans genome. Proteins encoded here:
- a CDS encoding transglycosylase domain-containing protein, with product MTPATKKKIALGFGILVLLLAGAVGVFFLKRQQLLDYALAQVKTRVERKYPVQLTLGPAKFTDFNTVRVEGVSLVPTGKDTLLRARSINASLSARSLFAGRPVFSNLQIDNARLTALKTAATDNFSFLYKKKSRPTAVVRDTTQGTNYGLLLNQLIEAGFDNIPAEADFKNFLVTYRSPGHAATIDMPSLTIEDGNIAGQLTATIDSVENRVGIQGRVEPRDYVVQAKVYGLNKRPVVFPYLQQRYKARVQFDTLRFSLTDKELDDDELTLRGTAAASNFAVYQAKLADRDIVVRSGVMDFVATLGQGAFSLDEGTKVTLNKMVFYPAISLRKLPVQQRRIGKKLNGLTSRNDLLAGLQFKADIKSTETTANDFFASLPEGMFETLEGTKGEGTLTYSLKAALDMNQLDSLTFNSTLRSKNFRVTRWGNEDLSKLNQAFAYTAYNDKGDSIRTFKVGTPNRDFTPFNRISNHLKNAILTAEDPRFFTHKGFMEKAFVKSAIQNIKEKRFARGGSTISMQLVKNVFLTRKKTLARKAEETLIVWIIENTRVASKERMFEVYLNIIEWGPKVYGVTDAARFYFDKSPSELNLSESLYLASIVPKPKFYRYSFDSYGNLRGSARYFYRLIAGIMAKRGMISQSAYDDLSLGVALNGPARKYIVTAVDTVRAFAPADSAQFEPLNLIDLLGGNTTPDAGVNTTPPDQDDNNNPTPNPQQP
- a CDS encoding TerC family protein encodes the protein MENTPAFWVGFNVFVLAMLMLDLLVFNRKAHVVKMREALGWSAFWIALSLTFNYLVYRTMGKQAGLEFLTGYLIEKSLSVDNLFVFLLIFSYFKVPQQYQHKILFWGIIGALVLRAVFILVGAALLAKFHFLLYVLGAFLIYTGIKMATSGSEPEIDPDNNPVVKFLSRYMPITSKIEDGRFFVRKENLLFATPLFVVLVMVETTDVVFAADSIPAILAVSRDTFIVYTSNVFALLGLRALYFALEGLMRLFHYLHYGLSLILIFIGFKLLITDYLHIPMAISLGVVGFILVISVILSLVLPKKEKEDTLPLHK
- a CDS encoding polyprenol monophosphomannose synthase — its product is MNDGLVLIPTYNERENAELIIRKVFSLPKAFDVLVIDDGSPDGTAQVVRELQNEFPGRLFLEERRGKLGLGTAYIHGFGWALQHGYSYIFEMDADFSHNPDDLQRLYEACTVEGYDMAIGSRYCQGVNVVNWPMDRVLMSWFASAYVRFITGMPIADATAGFKCYSAEVLRTIELDRIRFVGYAFQIEMKWLAYKYGFRIKEVPIIFTDRTRGTSKMSKGIFKEAFFGVVQMKVASWFRRFDRNSAASSNAISVPTVTPARQTR
- the hemG gene encoding protoporphyrinogen oxidase, with amino-acid sequence MKVAILGGGISGLTLAFYLQKAGVAYDLFEANDTLGGNLRTERRDGYLLETGPNSLQLSDELGDLLADLNLTSEIQETAAVSANRYILRNGRYHRLPASPPALLTSGFFSFKAKLNILRELARPAVLPDAQETLGGFFRRRFGSEIVDYALNPFISGIYAGDPEQLLLHKTFPKLAALEQTYGSVLRGLAKSGGAGGRRKIFSLRGGLQTLATALTNQLTHRHTGQLVTGLTRDTAGNYQVQTARGAFSDASYDVVALALPAYAAAPLLKPLFPEAASALAAVNYPPMAAVFTAYRRTDVTHPLDGFGALHPKVEQSYAAGSIWTTSIFPDRAPTDQVLFTTFVGGSQYAAQADQAAEEQKAAVHEELSRFYGIKSAPLWQHQYYWAKAIPQFDTRIIAAHAAADELAAQGIESVANWRAGVGVPDCVRYARQMAEKIADSAA